GGTCTACTTAAGTGCGGCAATCATCCTTTTATTAGGTGATGAGAACCGAATTTAAAGGAGTTTTAAGCATACTTGTTATAAATACATAAGCACAAAGGCAAGTGCAAAAACAATAAACAATAGCTGAGTTTTTCTGAGAAAGAGTTATGGCACTAGTTCGTTACAACCCCTGGCAAGAATTGAACGCTCACTTAAGCCACATCAACGGTTTATTGGGAGATACCAGAGTACCATCTGCACGGATTGGCAGAGATTTTATCAGAGTTCCGGCGGCTGAGTTGCACGAAACTGATGATGCGATTATTCTCTTGCTAGAATTGCCAGGACTTGAAGCTAAAGACCTGGATATTCAAGTCACTGAAGATGCTGTTCATATTAGCGGTGAGCGGAAGTCTGAAACTAAAACCGAAAACAATGGCACAACATCGAGTGAATTCTACTATGGTAAATTCCAAGGTGTAATTCCTCTAAAAGCTAGAATTCAAAATACCAATGTCACCGCAGATTATAAAGACGGTATCTTGAATTTGACACTGCCCAAGTCTGAGCAAGAAAAGAACAAAGTTGTCAAGGTTAATTTGGAACAACCTGCTGCATAGTCTGAAACTACTTACCTCCAATGATTGATTGAGATAGCTAAAAGCCCAGTCATCTCATAACTGGGCTTTTTTGTAGCAATTGCCTAAGAGCGATGCCTACGGCGGGCTGCGCCTACGCTCTTAGGCATCGCTTAGGTTTTCCTCGCTTGAAAAAGTTGAAGTTACGGTATCATCTTCAAAGGTTCTGGCAATTTGGCATAACAAATTTCTGAATTGCCATTTAAATGAGATATCAACAGAACAGCCACAAATCGCCTAAGTTGACCCAATGCTGTAGAATAACTCAGCAGCCAACCCACAGCGCTCGGTCATCGCAACTCTTGGAGACGCGCAAGGGACGCCACAACTGGTTAGTAATGTACTAGAAAACACATACACTATACTTCTTTACCAGTCTGGCTGCTGTAAAATCAGGTACAGTCTCACAAGTACCAACTGATGCTTGATTGCCACGAAGATACCTTAGTCATTCTTGCTAAGAACATTGCGGTAGAAATGCATTATCATCATGCGATTCAGCTTGTTTTGAGTTTGGATAAACCTTACGATGCAGTATTAGACCATCAACCTATTGAATCCGTGAAAGGATTTCTGATTGATTCAGATATTCCTCATGCTTGTCAGTCTGCCGATTCTACAGTGTTAGTGATTAGTGTCGATGCAAGCTCTTCAAAAGGTCGGTTGCTGAAGTCACACTTATTAAAACGAACATTTATTTTGATTGACGAACTCTTTTCTGCTGAAGCTATTGATGAATTTTTAAACTTTTATTGGAGATGCTGCGACACTTCTCAGCATGAATTTGATCCCCTCTATTTCCTTCATAAACTCAGTCATGAACAAAGGAATATAACTCCATTTGATGCACGATTACTTATTGCAATTGATTTTATCAATCAAGACATTAGCCAAATTATTAAAGTTATCGATATTGCCAGACATATTAGTTTATCTGAAAGCCGGCTCCGCCATTTGTTCACAGAGCAAGTTGGCATTCCATTAACGAAATATGTTTTATGGGTTCGCATGAAAGTTGCTTTAAGAGAAATGCTAAAGCCAGGTGTAACTTTGTCCGATGCTGCCCACCAAGCAGGTTTTACAGATCATGCCCACTTCACACGAACATTTAGGCGAATGTTTGGGGTTTCTCCCTCTTTGCTTTTAAAGTATGGTCAGTTTCTTCAGATTTTTGGTTTATGAGCCAAGCTACGGCACAAAGTGGCTACTTGGCTCACTCATGTACCCAAGAATAATGGTTAGCTTTGATTTTGAAGCTGAACCAGTTTCAGTGTCATATAAGGAAACAGGGGAAACCTATTGAACTGCTGTCTGACATAGGATTCATCACGTTCTTCTACCACTAGATAAGCCCCAGATAGGTCATTGCGAACATAGATTTGCTCAATAAATCCTGTTTTGGTCAATTCAGCGACGACTTCTTGTTCTTTAGCAGCAAGTGTTTCAAACTGATTCGGATCAACACCCGATAAAGTCACCTCGACCATGTAGCGATTCATGCGTTCGCTCCGGCTTGTTGAGACTGCTGTAGCAGTGGCAAACTCGGATCAACCTCAATTTGACGTAATATCAGATACCACTTACCGTTAATTTTCCTGACCTGATCTTTGACAAAAGCGCTCCCTGCCCGATTCAAATCTTCTCGATTAACGACGGTC
The Nostoc punctiforme PCC 73102 genome window above contains:
- a CDS encoding Hsp20/alpha crystallin family protein, which translates into the protein MALVRYNPWQELNAHLSHINGLLGDTRVPSARIGRDFIRVPAAELHETDDAIILLLELPGLEAKDLDIQVTEDAVHISGERKSETKTENNGTTSSEFYYGKFQGVIPLKARIQNTNVTADYKDGILNLTLPKSEQEKNKVVKVNLEQPAA
- a CDS encoding helix-turn-helix transcriptional regulator encodes the protein MLDCHEDTLVILAKNIAVEMHYHHAIQLVLSLDKPYDAVLDHQPIESVKGFLIDSDIPHACQSADSTVLVISVDASSSKGRLLKSHLLKRTFILIDELFSAEAIDEFLNFYWRCCDTSQHEFDPLYFLHKLSHEQRNITPFDARLLIAIDFINQDISQIIKVIDIARHISLSESRLRHLFTEQVGIPLTKYVLWVRMKVALREMLKPGVTLSDAAHQAGFTDHAHFTRTFRRMFGVSPSLLLKYGQFLQIFGL
- a CDS encoding muconolactone Delta-isomerase family protein; translated protein: MNRYMVEVTLSGVDPNQFETLAAKEQEVVAELTKTGFIEQIYVRNDLSGAYLVVEERDESYVRQQFNRFPLFPYMTLKLVQLQNQS